Proteins from a genomic interval of Medicago truncatula cultivar Jemalong A17 chromosome 3, MtrunA17r5.0-ANR, whole genome shotgun sequence:
- the LOC11420251 gene encoding disease resistance protein RUN1 isoform X2 codes for MCRSESEYKFIGKIVEEVSIKSSCIPFHVANYPVGLESRMLEVTSLLGLGSDERTNMVGIYGIGGIGKSTTARAVHNLIADQFESVCFLAGIRERAINHGLAHLQETLLSEILGEKDIKVGDVYRGISIIKRRLQRKKVLLILDDVDKVEHLRALAGGHDWFGLGTKIIITTRDKHLLATHGIVKVYKVKELNNEKAFELFSWHAFKNKKIDPCYVDIAKRAVSYCHGLPLALEVIGSHLFGKSLDVWKSLLDKYERVLRKDIHETLKVSYDDLDEDEKGIFLDIACFFNSYKIGYVKEILYLHGFHADDGIQVLTDKSLIKIDANSCVRMHDLIQGMGREIVRQESTLEPGRRSRLWFSDDIVHVLEENKGTDTIEVIIANLCKDRKVKWCGKAFGQMKNLRILIIRNARFSRGPQILPNSLRVLDWSGHESSSLPSDFNPKNLVLLSLRESCLKRFKLLNVFETLIFLDFEDCKFLTEIPSLSRVPNLGSLCLDYCTNLFRIHDSVGFLDKLVLLSAKRCIQLQSLVPCMNLPSLETLDLTGCSRLESFPEVLGVMENIKDVYLDGTNLYQLPVTIGNLVGLKRLFLRSCQRMIQIPSYVLPKVEIVISHHRRAVRSSNYAEKVSPKVSTNAMCVYNEYGKSFLNVYSLNVSSNNVIEVCSPSWNQDGHKLKNIGYRLFCHPIHSGRVIMDKVRSNKSPVQFWFRKKFPRIALCCFCETGELLHNVVLDFKLNVLINGTKQLSTSCEYIYYTKRKMHQKLCCDLQCNKEGIFSENEWNHVEILCEIEHHMQCHSENAVDDRDWNTKRILKSSVIHVYSESNEDDFNLVENPDFPLSSEQKFQEMQRRLKRLQFIQLHFNFI; via the exons ATGTGCAGGTCTGAATCAGAATATAAGTTTATTGGAAAGATAGTTGAAGAGGTTTCTATAAAGAGCAGCTGTATTCCTTTCCATGTTGCTAACTACCCAGTTGGGTTGGAGTCTCGGATGTTAGAAGTGACATCTCTACTAGGACTTGGGTCTGATGAGAGAACAAACATGGTAGGCATTTATGGAATCGGCGGAATAGGCAAATCAACAACTGCTCGTGCTGTGCATAACTTGATCGCTGACCAATTTGAAAGTGTGTGTTTTCTTGCTGGCATAAGAGAGAGGGCGATTAATCATGGTCTAGCTCATCTCCAAGAAACACTACTTTCTGAAATACTTGGCGAGAAAGATATTAAAGTGGGAGATGTTTATAGAGgaatttcaataattaaaagaagGCTTCAAAGAAAGAAAGTCCTTTTGATTCTTGATGATGTGGACAAAGTGGAGCATTTACGGGCACTTGCAGGAGGACATGATTGGTTTGGACTTGGCACCAAGATAATCATCACTACAAGAGACAAGCATTTGCTGGCAACTCATGGGATTGTGAAAGTGTACAAGGTTAAAGAGCTAAACAATGAAAAGGCTTTTGAATTATTTAGTTGGCatgcatttaaaaataaaaaaattgatccatGTTATGTGGATATTGCAAAACGCGCAGTATCTTATTGTCATGGTCTTCCCTTGGCTTTGGAGGTGATAGGTTCTCACTTGTTTGGTAAAAGTTTAGATGTATGGAAATCTTTGCTAGATAAATATGAAAGAGTCCTTCGTAAAGACATCCATGAAACTCTTAAAGTTAGCTAtgatgatttggatgaagatGAGAAGGGTATTTTTCTAGACATCGCttgtttcttcaattcttaTAAAATAGGCTATGTCAAAGAAATACTATACTTACATGGTTTTCATGCGGATGATGGCATACAAGTGCTAACTGACAAATCTCTGATTAAAATTGATGCCAATAGTTGTGTGAGAATGCATGACTTGATTCAAGGCATGGGCAGAGAAATTGTGAGGCAGGAATCAACATTAGAGCCTGGAAGACGCAGTAGATTATGGTTTAGTGATGACATTGTTCATGTTTTGGAAGAGAACAAG GGAACTGATACAATTGAAGTCATAATCGCCAACTTGTGCAAAGACAGGAAAGTGAAATGGTGTGGAAAAGCCTTCGGGCAGATGAAGAACTTGAGAATTCTAATAATTAGAAACGCACGATTTTCCAGAGGTCCTCAAATTCTTCCAAATAGTTTGAGAGTGCTTGATTGGAGTGGACATGAATCATCCTCCTTACCATCTGATTTTAATCCCAAAAATCTTGTATTACTTAGCCTGCGTGAAAGTTGCCTTAAACGGTTCAAATTACTCAAT GTTTTCGAGACAttgatttttcttgattttgaagACTGCAAGTTCCTAACTGAAATACCTAGCTTATCTAGAGTACCAAATTTGGGGTCATTATGTCTTGATTACTGCACTAATTTATTTAGAATCCATGATTCAGTTGGGTTTCTCGACAAGCTTGTGTTATTAAGCGCTAAAAGATGCATCCAACTACAAAGTTTGGTTCCCTGCATGAACTTGCCATCTCTAGAGACATTAGATCTTACAGGTTGCTCGCGTCTTGAGAGCTTCCCAGAAGTACTAGGAGTGATGGAGAATATAAAAGATGTTTATTTAGATGGGACTAACCTATACCAATTGCCTGTCACAATTGGAAATCTTGTTGGGCTCAAACGTTTGTTCTTGAGGAGCTGCCAAAGGATGATTCAGATACCAAGCTACGTATTGCCAAAAGTTGAGATAGTAATATCGCATCATCGTAGGGCAGTTCGATCATCAAATTATGCAGAAAAAGTGAGTCCAAAAGTGTCTACAAATGCCATGTGTGTTTATAATGAATACGGGAAGTCCTTCCTTAATGTGTATTCTCTTAATGTGAGTTCCAACAATGTCATAGAAGTATGTAGTCCTTCGTGGAATCAAGACGGGCATAAACTCAAAAATATTGGTTATCGTCTCTTTTGTCACCCGATTCATAGTGGGAGAGTAATTATGGATAAGGTTAGAAGCAACAAATCGCCAGTGCAGTTTTGGTTTCGAAAAAAATTCCCCAGAATTGCTCTATGCTGTTTTTGTGAAACTGGAGAGCTGTTACACAACGTGGTGCTGGATTTCAAGTTGAATGTACTCATCAATGGCACTAAGCAACTCTCTACTTCATgtgaatacatatattatacaaaaaGAAAGATGCACCAAAAGCTTTGTTGTGATCTACAATGCAATAAGGAGGGTATATTCTCAGAGAATGAGTGGAACCATGTGGAGATTTTATGTGAGATTGAACATCACATGCAATGCCATTCTGAAAATGCCGTGGACGACCGCGACTGGAACACTAAGAGGATTCTCAAGTCGTCTGTCATACATGTCTACAGCGAAAGCAATGAGGATGATTTCAATTTAGTTGAGAATCCTGATTTTCCTCTGTCATCTGAACAAAAATTTCAAGAGATGCAAAGAAGACTTAAAAGATTACAATTTATCCAACtccattttaatttcatttga
- the LOC11420251 gene encoding disease resistance protein RUN1 isoform X1 → MAVTLPSLASFTCEWTYDVFLSFRGIDTRNNFTGNLYNSLNQRGIRTFFDDEEIQKGEEITPTLLQAIKESRIFIVVFSTNYASSTFCLTELVTILGCSKSQGRIFLPIFYDVDPSQIRNLTGTYAEAFAKHEMRFGDEEDKVQKWRDALRQAANMSGWHFKPGSESEYKFIGKIVEEVSIKSSCIPFHVANYPVGLESRMLEVTSLLGLGSDERTNMVGIYGIGGIGKSTTARAVHNLIADQFESVCFLAGIRERAINHGLAHLQETLLSEILGEKDIKVGDVYRGISIIKRRLQRKKVLLILDDVDKVEHLRALAGGHDWFGLGTKIIITTRDKHLLATHGIVKVYKVKELNNEKAFELFSWHAFKNKKIDPCYVDIAKRAVSYCHGLPLALEVIGSHLFGKSLDVWKSLLDKYERVLRKDIHETLKVSYDDLDEDEKGIFLDIACFFNSYKIGYVKEILYLHGFHADDGIQVLTDKSLIKIDANSCVRMHDLIQGMGREIVRQESTLEPGRRSRLWFSDDIVHVLEENKGTDTIEVIIANLCKDRKVKWCGKAFGQMKNLRILIIRNARFSRGPQILPNSLRVLDWSGHESSSLPSDFNPKNLVLLSLRESCLKRFKLLNVFETLIFLDFEDCKFLTEIPSLSRVPNLGSLCLDYCTNLFRIHDSVGFLDKLVLLSAKRCIQLQSLVPCMNLPSLETLDLTGCSRLESFPEVLGVMENIKDVYLDGTNLYQLPVTIGNLVGLKRLFLRSCQRMIQIPSYVLPKVEIVISHHRRAVRSSNYAEKVSPKVSTNAMCVYNEYGKSFLNVYSLNVSSNNVIEVCSPSWNQDGHKLKNIGYRLFCHPIHSGRVIMDKVRSNKSPVQFWFRKKFPRIALCCFCETGELLHNVVLDFKLNVLINGTKQLSTSCEYIYYTKRKMHQKLCCDLQCNKEGIFSENEWNHVEILCEIEHHMQCHSENAVDDRDWNTKRILKSSVIHVYSESNEDDFNLVENPDFPLSSEQKFQEMQRRLKRLQFIQLHFNFI, encoded by the exons ATGGCAGTGACACTTCCTTCTTTAGCTTCCTTCACATGTGAATGGACTTATGATGTCTTTCTCAGTTTTAGAGGCATTGACACAAGAAACAACTTCACTGGTAACCTCTACAATTCTCTCAATCAAAGAGGTATACGAACATTCTTTGATGATGAAGAAAtacaaaaaggagaagaaattaCACCTACTCTTCTTCAAGCCATCAAAGAATCCAGaattttcattgttgttttttcCACTAACTATGCATCTTCAACTTTCTGTTTGACTGAACTTGTTACTATTCTTGGGTGTTCCAAATCACAAGGACGGATATTTTTACCGATTTTTTATGATGTAGATCCATCCCAAATTCGAAACCTAACCGGAACTTATGCTGAAGCTTTTGCAAAACATGAGATGAGGTTTGGAGATGAGGAAGATAAGGTGCAGAAATGGAGGGATGCTTTACGTCAAGCTGCTAATATGTCTGGATGGCATTTCAAACCGGG GTCTGAATCAGAATATAAGTTTATTGGAAAGATAGTTGAAGAGGTTTCTATAAAGAGCAGCTGTATTCCTTTCCATGTTGCTAACTACCCAGTTGGGTTGGAGTCTCGGATGTTAGAAGTGACATCTCTACTAGGACTTGGGTCTGATGAGAGAACAAACATGGTAGGCATTTATGGAATCGGCGGAATAGGCAAATCAACAACTGCTCGTGCTGTGCATAACTTGATCGCTGACCAATTTGAAAGTGTGTGTTTTCTTGCTGGCATAAGAGAGAGGGCGATTAATCATGGTCTAGCTCATCTCCAAGAAACACTACTTTCTGAAATACTTGGCGAGAAAGATATTAAAGTGGGAGATGTTTATAGAGgaatttcaataattaaaagaagGCTTCAAAGAAAGAAAGTCCTTTTGATTCTTGATGATGTGGACAAAGTGGAGCATTTACGGGCACTTGCAGGAGGACATGATTGGTTTGGACTTGGCACCAAGATAATCATCACTACAAGAGACAAGCATTTGCTGGCAACTCATGGGATTGTGAAAGTGTACAAGGTTAAAGAGCTAAACAATGAAAAGGCTTTTGAATTATTTAGTTGGCatgcatttaaaaataaaaaaattgatccatGTTATGTGGATATTGCAAAACGCGCAGTATCTTATTGTCATGGTCTTCCCTTGGCTTTGGAGGTGATAGGTTCTCACTTGTTTGGTAAAAGTTTAGATGTATGGAAATCTTTGCTAGATAAATATGAAAGAGTCCTTCGTAAAGACATCCATGAAACTCTTAAAGTTAGCTAtgatgatttggatgaagatGAGAAGGGTATTTTTCTAGACATCGCttgtttcttcaattcttaTAAAATAGGCTATGTCAAAGAAATACTATACTTACATGGTTTTCATGCGGATGATGGCATACAAGTGCTAACTGACAAATCTCTGATTAAAATTGATGCCAATAGTTGTGTGAGAATGCATGACTTGATTCAAGGCATGGGCAGAGAAATTGTGAGGCAGGAATCAACATTAGAGCCTGGAAGACGCAGTAGATTATGGTTTAGTGATGACATTGTTCATGTTTTGGAAGAGAACAAG GGAACTGATACAATTGAAGTCATAATCGCCAACTTGTGCAAAGACAGGAAAGTGAAATGGTGTGGAAAAGCCTTCGGGCAGATGAAGAACTTGAGAATTCTAATAATTAGAAACGCACGATTTTCCAGAGGTCCTCAAATTCTTCCAAATAGTTTGAGAGTGCTTGATTGGAGTGGACATGAATCATCCTCCTTACCATCTGATTTTAATCCCAAAAATCTTGTATTACTTAGCCTGCGTGAAAGTTGCCTTAAACGGTTCAAATTACTCAAT GTTTTCGAGACAttgatttttcttgattttgaagACTGCAAGTTCCTAACTGAAATACCTAGCTTATCTAGAGTACCAAATTTGGGGTCATTATGTCTTGATTACTGCACTAATTTATTTAGAATCCATGATTCAGTTGGGTTTCTCGACAAGCTTGTGTTATTAAGCGCTAAAAGATGCATCCAACTACAAAGTTTGGTTCCCTGCATGAACTTGCCATCTCTAGAGACATTAGATCTTACAGGTTGCTCGCGTCTTGAGAGCTTCCCAGAAGTACTAGGAGTGATGGAGAATATAAAAGATGTTTATTTAGATGGGACTAACCTATACCAATTGCCTGTCACAATTGGAAATCTTGTTGGGCTCAAACGTTTGTTCTTGAGGAGCTGCCAAAGGATGATTCAGATACCAAGCTACGTATTGCCAAAAGTTGAGATAGTAATATCGCATCATCGTAGGGCAGTTCGATCATCAAATTATGCAGAAAAAGTGAGTCCAAAAGTGTCTACAAATGCCATGTGTGTTTATAATGAATACGGGAAGTCCTTCCTTAATGTGTATTCTCTTAATGTGAGTTCCAACAATGTCATAGAAGTATGTAGTCCTTCGTGGAATCAAGACGGGCATAAACTCAAAAATATTGGTTATCGTCTCTTTTGTCACCCGATTCATAGTGGGAGAGTAATTATGGATAAGGTTAGAAGCAACAAATCGCCAGTGCAGTTTTGGTTTCGAAAAAAATTCCCCAGAATTGCTCTATGCTGTTTTTGTGAAACTGGAGAGCTGTTACACAACGTGGTGCTGGATTTCAAGTTGAATGTACTCATCAATGGCACTAAGCAACTCTCTACTTCATgtgaatacatatattatacaaaaaGAAAGATGCACCAAAAGCTTTGTTGTGATCTACAATGCAATAAGGAGGGTATATTCTCAGAGAATGAGTGGAACCATGTGGAGATTTTATGTGAGATTGAACATCACATGCAATGCCATTCTGAAAATGCCGTGGACGACCGCGACTGGAACACTAAGAGGATTCTCAAGTCGTCTGTCATACATGTCTACAGCGAAAGCAATGAGGATGATTTCAATTTAGTTGAGAATCCTGATTTTCCTCTGTCATCTGAACAAAAATTTCAAGAGATGCAAAGAAGACTTAAAAGATTACAATTTATCCAACtccattttaatttcatttga
- the LOC11420251 gene encoding disease resistance protein RUN1 isoform X3, with the protein MLEVTSLLGLGSDERTNMVGIYGIGGIGKSTTARAVHNLIADQFESVCFLAGIRERAINHGLAHLQETLLSEILGEKDIKVGDVYRGISIIKRRLQRKKVLLILDDVDKVEHLRALAGGHDWFGLGTKIIITTRDKHLLATHGIVKVYKVKELNNEKAFELFSWHAFKNKKIDPCYVDIAKRAVSYCHGLPLALEVIGSHLFGKSLDVWKSLLDKYERVLRKDIHETLKVSYDDLDEDEKGIFLDIACFFNSYKIGYVKEILYLHGFHADDGIQVLTDKSLIKIDANSCVRMHDLIQGMGREIVRQESTLEPGRRSRLWFSDDIVHVLEENKGTDTIEVIIANLCKDRKVKWCGKAFGQMKNLRILIIRNARFSRGPQILPNSLRVLDWSGHESSSLPSDFNPKNLVLLSLRESCLKRFKLLNVFETLIFLDFEDCKFLTEIPSLSRVPNLGSLCLDYCTNLFRIHDSVGFLDKLVLLSAKRCIQLQSLVPCMNLPSLETLDLTGCSRLESFPEVLGVMENIKDVYLDGTNLYQLPVTIGNLVGLKRLFLRSCQRMIQIPSYVLPKVEIVISHHRRAVRSSNYAEKVSPKVSTNAMCVYNEYGKSFLNVYSLNVSSNNVIEVCSPSWNQDGHKLKNIGYRLFCHPIHSGRVIMDKVRSNKSPVQFWFRKKFPRIALCCFCETGELLHNVVLDFKLNVLINGTKQLSTSCEYIYYTKRKMHQKLCCDLQCNKEGIFSENEWNHVEILCEIEHHMQCHSENAVDDRDWNTKRILKSSVIHVYSESNEDDFNLVENPDFPLSSEQKFQEMQRRLKRLQFIQLHFNFI; encoded by the exons ATGTTAGAAGTGACATCTCTACTAGGACTTGGGTCTGATGAGAGAACAAACATGGTAGGCATTTATGGAATCGGCGGAATAGGCAAATCAACAACTGCTCGTGCTGTGCATAACTTGATCGCTGACCAATTTGAAAGTGTGTGTTTTCTTGCTGGCATAAGAGAGAGGGCGATTAATCATGGTCTAGCTCATCTCCAAGAAACACTACTTTCTGAAATACTTGGCGAGAAAGATATTAAAGTGGGAGATGTTTATAGAGgaatttcaataattaaaagaagGCTTCAAAGAAAGAAAGTCCTTTTGATTCTTGATGATGTGGACAAAGTGGAGCATTTACGGGCACTTGCAGGAGGACATGATTGGTTTGGACTTGGCACCAAGATAATCATCACTACAAGAGACAAGCATTTGCTGGCAACTCATGGGATTGTGAAAGTGTACAAGGTTAAAGAGCTAAACAATGAAAAGGCTTTTGAATTATTTAGTTGGCatgcatttaaaaataaaaaaattgatccatGTTATGTGGATATTGCAAAACGCGCAGTATCTTATTGTCATGGTCTTCCCTTGGCTTTGGAGGTGATAGGTTCTCACTTGTTTGGTAAAAGTTTAGATGTATGGAAATCTTTGCTAGATAAATATGAAAGAGTCCTTCGTAAAGACATCCATGAAACTCTTAAAGTTAGCTAtgatgatttggatgaagatGAGAAGGGTATTTTTCTAGACATCGCttgtttcttcaattcttaTAAAATAGGCTATGTCAAAGAAATACTATACTTACATGGTTTTCATGCGGATGATGGCATACAAGTGCTAACTGACAAATCTCTGATTAAAATTGATGCCAATAGTTGTGTGAGAATGCATGACTTGATTCAAGGCATGGGCAGAGAAATTGTGAGGCAGGAATCAACATTAGAGCCTGGAAGACGCAGTAGATTATGGTTTAGTGATGACATTGTTCATGTTTTGGAAGAGAACAAG GGAACTGATACAATTGAAGTCATAATCGCCAACTTGTGCAAAGACAGGAAAGTGAAATGGTGTGGAAAAGCCTTCGGGCAGATGAAGAACTTGAGAATTCTAATAATTAGAAACGCACGATTTTCCAGAGGTCCTCAAATTCTTCCAAATAGTTTGAGAGTGCTTGATTGGAGTGGACATGAATCATCCTCCTTACCATCTGATTTTAATCCCAAAAATCTTGTATTACTTAGCCTGCGTGAAAGTTGCCTTAAACGGTTCAAATTACTCAAT GTTTTCGAGACAttgatttttcttgattttgaagACTGCAAGTTCCTAACTGAAATACCTAGCTTATCTAGAGTACCAAATTTGGGGTCATTATGTCTTGATTACTGCACTAATTTATTTAGAATCCATGATTCAGTTGGGTTTCTCGACAAGCTTGTGTTATTAAGCGCTAAAAGATGCATCCAACTACAAAGTTTGGTTCCCTGCATGAACTTGCCATCTCTAGAGACATTAGATCTTACAGGTTGCTCGCGTCTTGAGAGCTTCCCAGAAGTACTAGGAGTGATGGAGAATATAAAAGATGTTTATTTAGATGGGACTAACCTATACCAATTGCCTGTCACAATTGGAAATCTTGTTGGGCTCAAACGTTTGTTCTTGAGGAGCTGCCAAAGGATGATTCAGATACCAAGCTACGTATTGCCAAAAGTTGAGATAGTAATATCGCATCATCGTAGGGCAGTTCGATCATCAAATTATGCAGAAAAAGTGAGTCCAAAAGTGTCTACAAATGCCATGTGTGTTTATAATGAATACGGGAAGTCCTTCCTTAATGTGTATTCTCTTAATGTGAGTTCCAACAATGTCATAGAAGTATGTAGTCCTTCGTGGAATCAAGACGGGCATAAACTCAAAAATATTGGTTATCGTCTCTTTTGTCACCCGATTCATAGTGGGAGAGTAATTATGGATAAGGTTAGAAGCAACAAATCGCCAGTGCAGTTTTGGTTTCGAAAAAAATTCCCCAGAATTGCTCTATGCTGTTTTTGTGAAACTGGAGAGCTGTTACACAACGTGGTGCTGGATTTCAAGTTGAATGTACTCATCAATGGCACTAAGCAACTCTCTACTTCATgtgaatacatatattatacaaaaaGAAAGATGCACCAAAAGCTTTGTTGTGATCTACAATGCAATAAGGAGGGTATATTCTCAGAGAATGAGTGGAACCATGTGGAGATTTTATGTGAGATTGAACATCACATGCAATGCCATTCTGAAAATGCCGTGGACGACCGCGACTGGAACACTAAGAGGATTCTCAAGTCGTCTGTCATACATGTCTACAGCGAAAGCAATGAGGATGATTTCAATTTAGTTGAGAATCCTGATTTTCCTCTGTCATCTGAACAAAAATTTCAAGAGATGCAAAGAAGACTTAAAAGATTACAATTTATCCAACtccattttaatttcatttga
- the LOC11412708 gene encoding disease resistance protein RPV1, protein MALPSLSSFTCDWTYDVFLNFRGKDTRNNFTGNLYNSLQNQRGIQTFMDDEEIQKGEEITPTLLQAIEESRIFIAIFSPNYASSTFCLTELVTILECSMSQGRLFSPVFYDVDPSQIRYLTGTYAEAFKKHEERFGDDKHKMQKWRDALHQAANMSGWHFKPGYELEYKFIEKIVKAVSVKINRIPLHVAKNPVGLESQILEVISLLGLDSNEKVNMVGIYGIGGIGKSTTARAVHNLIADQFEGVCFLDDLRKREINHDLARLQEALLSDILGEKDIKVGDVYRGMSIIKRRLQRKKVLLILDNVDKGKQLQAFVGGDDWYGSGSKIIVTTRDKHLLASNGIVKVYEVKQLKNEKALELFSWHAFKNKKNYPGHLDIAKRAVSYCQGLPLALEVIGSQLFGKSLAVWKSSLDKYERVLLKISMKF, encoded by the exons ATGGCACTACCTTCTCTGTCTTCCTTCACTTGTGACTGGACTTATGATGTTTTCCTCAATTTTAGAGGCAAAGATACCCGAAACAACTTCACTGGTAATCTCTACAACTCTCTACAAAATCAAAGAGGTATACAAACTTTTATGGATGATGAAGAAATTCAAAAAGGAGAAGAAATCACACCTACTCTTCTTCAAGCCATTGAAGAATCTAGGATTTTCATTGCTATTTTCTCACCTAACTATGCATCTTCAACGTTTTGTTTGACTGAACTTGTCACCATCCTTGAGTGCTCCATGTCACAAGGAAGGTTATTTTCGCCGGTGTTTTATGATGTGGATCCATCTCAAATTCGATACCTGACTGGAACTTATGCCGAGGCTTTCAAAAAACACGAGGAGAGGTTTGGAGATGACAAGCATAAGATGCAGAAATGGAGAGATGCTTTACATCAAGCTGCTAATATGTCTGGATGGCATTTCAAACCAGG GTATGAATTAgaatataaatttattgaaaagataGTTAAAGCAGTCTCTGTAAAGATCAACCGCATTCCTTTACATGTTGCAAAGAACCCTGTTGGCTTGGAGTCTCAAATATTAGAAGTGATATCTCTCCTTGGACTTGACTCGAATGAGAAAGTCAACATGGTAGGCATTTATGGAATCGGCGGAATAGGCAAATCAACAACTGCTCGTGCTGTGCATAACTTGATTGCTGATCAGTTTGAAGGTGTGTGTTTTCTCGATGACTTAAGAAAGAGGGAAATTAATCATGATCTTGCACGGCTCCAAGAAGCACTACTTTCTGATATATTGGGGGAGAAGGATATTAAAGTAGGAGATGTTTACAGAGGAATGTCGATAATTAAAAGGAGGCTTCAAAGAAAGAAAGTCCTTTTGATTCTTGATAATGTCGACAAAGGTAAGCAGTTACAGGCATTTGTAGGAGGAGATGATTGGTATGGCTCCGGAAGCAAGATCATAGTCACTACAAGAGACAAGCATTTGTTGGCCAGTAATGGGATTGTGAAAGTATATGAGGTTAAACAGCTAAAAAATGAAAAGGCCCTGGAGTTGTTTAGTTGGCatgcatttaaaaataaaaaaaattatccaggTCATCTGGATATCGCAAAACGTGCAGTATCTTATTGTCAGGGTCTTCCCTTGGCTTTGGAGGTAATAGGATCTCAATTGTTTGGAAAAAGTTTAGCTGTATGGAAATCCTCATTAGACAAATATGAAAGAGTCCTTCTAAAGATATCCATGAAATTCTGA
- the LOC11413187 gene encoding disease resistance protein RPP2A yields the protein MFWKKTRELIQLKVIIADLRKDRKVKWCEKAFGQMKNLKILIIRNAQFSNGPQILPNSLSVLDWSGYPSSFLPYEFNPKNLAILNLSKSHLKWFQSLKVFQMLNFLDFEGCKFLTKVPSLSRVPNLGALCLDYCTNLIRIHDSVGFLDRLVLLSVQGCTRLESLVPYINLPSLETLDLRGCSRPESFPEVQGVMKNIKDVYLDQTDLYQLPFTIGNLVGLQRTVVEDFDHLKKMKKK from the exons ATGTTTTGGAAGAAAACAAG ggAACTGATACAATTGAAAGTCATAATCGCCGACTTGCGCAAAGACAGAAAAGTGAAATGGTGTGAAAAAGCCTTTGGGCAGatgaagaacttaaaaattcttATAATTCGAAATGCACAATTTTCCAATGGTCCTCAAATTCTTCCAAATAGTTTGAGTGTGCTTGATTGGAGCGGATATCCATCCTCCTTCTTACCATACGAGTTTAATCCCAAGAATCTTGCAATACTTAACCTGTCTAAGAGTCACCTTAAATGGTTCCAATCACTCAAG GTGTTTCAGATGTTGAACTTTCTGGATTTTGAAGGATGCAAGTTCCTAACTAAAGTACCTAGCTTATCTAGAGTACCAAATTTGGGGGCATTGTGTCTTGATTACTGCACTAATTTAATTAGAATCCATGACTCGGTTGGGTTTCTTGACAGGCTTGTGTTATTAAGTGTTCAAGGATGCACCCGACTAGAGAGTTTGGTTCCCTACATTAACTTGCCATCTCTGGAGACTTTAGATCTTAGAGGTTGTTCGCGTCCTGAGAGCTTCCCAGAAGTACAAGGAGTGATGAAGAATATAAAAGATGTTTATTTAGATCAGACTGACCTATACCAATTGCCTTTTACAATTGGAAATCTTGTTGGTCTCCAACGTACGGTTGTAGAGGATTTCGATCAtctgaagaaaatgaagaaaaagtga